The proteins below are encoded in one region of Dasypus novemcinctus isolate mDasNov1 chromosome 13, mDasNov1.1.hap2, whole genome shotgun sequence:
- the PSMD4 gene encoding 26S proteasome non-ATPase regulatory subunit 4 isoform X1, translated as MVLESTMVCVDNSEYMRNGDFLPTRLQAQQDAVNIVCHSKTRSNPENNVGLITLANDCEVLTTLTPDTGRILSKLHTVQPKGKITFCTGIRVAHLALKHRQGKNHKMRIIAFVGSPVEDNEKDLVKLAKRLKKEKVNVDIINFGEEEVNTEKLTAFVNTLNGKDGTGSHLVTVPPGPSLADALISSPILAGEGGAMLGLGASDFEFGVDPSADPELALALRVSMEEQRQRQEEEARRAAAASAAEAGIATAGTEGERDSDDALLKMTISQQEFGRTGLPDLSSMTEEEQIAYAMQMSLQGAEFGQAESADIDASSAMDTSEPAKEEDDYDVMQDPEFLQSVLENLPGVDPNNEAIRNAMGSLASQATKDSKKDKKEEDKK; from the exons ATGGTGTTGGAAAGCACTATGGTTTG TGTGGATAACAGTGAGTATATGCGGAACGGGGACTTCTTGCCCACCCGGCTGCAGGCGCAACAGGACGCCGTCAACATCGTATGTCACTCCAAAACCCGCAGCAACCCCGAGAACAACGTGGGCCTCATCACACTGGCCAA TGACTGTGAAGTCCTGACCACGCTGACCCCTGACACCGGCCGCATCCTCTCCAAGCTCCACACTGTCCAACCCAAGGGCAAGATCACCTTCTGCACCGGCATCCGCGTGGCCCAT CTGGCTCTGAAGCACCGACAAGGCAAAAATCATAAGATGCGCATCATCGCCTTTGTGGGAAGCCCTGTGGAGGACAATGAGAAGGAT CTGGTGAAACTGGCGAAACGCCTCAAGAAGGAGAAAGTAAATGTTGACATTATCAATTTTGGGGAAGAG GAGGTGAACACAGAGAAGCTGACAGCCTTTGTAAACACACTGAATGGCAAAGATGGAACTGGGTCTCATCTGGTGACAGTGCCTCCTGGGCCTAGCTTGGCGGATGCCCTCATCAGTTCTCCGATTCTGGCTGGTGAAGGTGGTGCCATGCTGGGGCTTGGTGCCAGTGACTTTGAATTCGGAGTGGATCCCAGTGCTGATCCCGAGCTGGCTTTG GCCCTTCGTGTTTCCATGGAAGAGCAGCGGCAGCGGCAGGAAGAGGAGGCACGGCGTGCAGCTGCAGCCTCTGCTGCTGAGGCTGGGATTGCTACAGCTGGGACTGAAGGTGAAAGAG ATTCAGATGATGCCCTGCTGAAGATGACCATCAGCCAGCAGGAGTTTGGTCGCACCGGGCTCCCTGACCTGAGCAGTATGACTGAAGAAGAGCAGATTGCTTATGCCATGCAGATGTCCCTGCAGGGAGCAG AGTTTGGCCAGGCAGAATCAGCGGATATTGACGCCAGCTCAGCCATGGACACATCTGAGCCAGCCAAG GAGGAGGATGATTATGATGTGATGCAGGATCCTGAGTTCCTTCAGAGTGTCCTAGAGAACCTTCCAGGTGTGGATCCCAACAATGAGGCCATTCGAAATGCCATGGGCTCCCTGGCCTCCCAGGCCACCAAGGATAGCAAAAAGGACAAGAAGGAGGAGGACAAGAAGTGA
- the PSMD4 gene encoding 26S proteasome non-ATPase regulatory subunit 4 isoform X2, with product MVLESTMVCVDNSEYMRNGDFLPTRLQAQQDAVNIVCHSKTRSNPENNVGLITLANDCEVLTTLTPDTGRILSKLHTVQPKGKITFCTGIRVAHLALKHRQGKNHKMRIIAFVGSPVEDNEKDLVKLAKRLKKEKVNVDIINFGEEEVNTEKLTAFVNTLNGKDGTGSHLVTVPPGPSLADALISSPILAGEGGAMLGLGASDFEFGVDPSADPELALALRVSMEEQRQRQEEEARRAAAASAAEAGIATAGTEDSDDALLKMTISQQEFGRTGLPDLSSMTEEEQIAYAMQMSLQGAEFGQAESADIDASSAMDTSEPAKEEDDYDVMQDPEFLQSVLENLPGVDPNNEAIRNAMGSLASQATKDSKKDKKEEDKK from the exons ATGGTGTTGGAAAGCACTATGGTTTG TGTGGATAACAGTGAGTATATGCGGAACGGGGACTTCTTGCCCACCCGGCTGCAGGCGCAACAGGACGCCGTCAACATCGTATGTCACTCCAAAACCCGCAGCAACCCCGAGAACAACGTGGGCCTCATCACACTGGCCAA TGACTGTGAAGTCCTGACCACGCTGACCCCTGACACCGGCCGCATCCTCTCCAAGCTCCACACTGTCCAACCCAAGGGCAAGATCACCTTCTGCACCGGCATCCGCGTGGCCCAT CTGGCTCTGAAGCACCGACAAGGCAAAAATCATAAGATGCGCATCATCGCCTTTGTGGGAAGCCCTGTGGAGGACAATGAGAAGGAT CTGGTGAAACTGGCGAAACGCCTCAAGAAGGAGAAAGTAAATGTTGACATTATCAATTTTGGGGAAGAG GAGGTGAACACAGAGAAGCTGACAGCCTTTGTAAACACACTGAATGGCAAAGATGGAACTGGGTCTCATCTGGTGACAGTGCCTCCTGGGCCTAGCTTGGCGGATGCCCTCATCAGTTCTCCGATTCTGGCTGGTGAAGGTGGTGCCATGCTGGGGCTTGGTGCCAGTGACTTTGAATTCGGAGTGGATCCCAGTGCTGATCCCGAGCTGGCTTTG GCCCTTCGTGTTTCCATGGAAGAGCAGCGGCAGCGGCAGGAAGAGGAGGCACGGCGTGCAGCTGCAGCCTCTGCTGCTGAGGCTGGGATTGCTACAGCTGGGACTGAAG ATTCAGATGATGCCCTGCTGAAGATGACCATCAGCCAGCAGGAGTTTGGTCGCACCGGGCTCCCTGACCTGAGCAGTATGACTGAAGAAGAGCAGATTGCTTATGCCATGCAGATGTCCCTGCAGGGAGCAG AGTTTGGCCAGGCAGAATCAGCGGATATTGACGCCAGCTCAGCCATGGACACATCTGAGCCAGCCAAG GAGGAGGATGATTATGATGTGATGCAGGATCCTGAGTTCCTTCAGAGTGTCCTAGAGAACCTTCCAGGTGTGGATCCCAACAATGAGGCCATTCGAAATGCCATGGGCTCCCTGGCCTCCCAGGCCACCAAGGATAGCAAAAAGGACAAGAAGGAGGAGGACAAGAAGTGA